The following are encoded in a window of Mycobacterium sp. ELW1 genomic DNA:
- a CDS encoding alpha/beta hydrolase: protein MINLAYEDNGSGDPVLFIAGTGGAGRTWHIHQIPRFLAAGYRCVTFDNRGIGATEEAGDFTPEQMIADTAALIEDVIGGPTRIVAISMGAYIAQELMLTRPELVTQAVLMGTRGRLDRTRKSFRAADVELTKAGIQLPPAYAAKVRVLENFSPKTINDEKAIGDWVEMFTAFPIKRTPGLRAQLEVYPKDNRLAAYRSITNEVLVIGFADDLLTPAALGREVADAIPNGRYVQIGHTGHLGFLERPDTVNNAMLDFFAGTLV, encoded by the coding sequence GTGATCAACCTGGCCTACGAGGACAACGGCTCCGGCGATCCGGTGCTGTTCATCGCCGGCACCGGCGGCGCCGGCCGAACCTGGCACATCCACCAGATTCCGCGGTTCCTGGCGGCGGGCTATCGCTGCGTCACGTTCGACAACCGGGGCATCGGCGCCACCGAGGAAGCCGGCGATTTCACGCCGGAGCAGATGATCGCCGACACCGCCGCCCTCATCGAGGACGTGATCGGCGGACCCACCCGGATCGTGGCCATCTCGATGGGCGCCTACATCGCCCAGGAGCTGATGCTGACCCGCCCGGAGCTGGTCACCCAGGCCGTGCTGATGGGCACCCGCGGCCGTCTCGACCGCACCCGCAAGTCGTTCCGGGCCGCCGACGTCGAGCTCACCAAGGCCGGCATCCAGCTGCCTCCCGCGTATGCGGCGAAAGTGCGTGTGCTGGAGAACTTCTCACCCAAGACCATCAACGACGAGAAGGCGATCGGCGACTGGGTGGAGATGTTCACCGCCTTCCCGATCAAGCGCACTCCCGGCCTGCGGGCCCAGCTCGAGGTGTATCCCAAGGACAACCGGCTGGCCGCTTACCGTTCCATTACCAATGAGGTGCTGGTCATCGGGTTCGCGGACGACCTGCTCACCCCGGCGGCGCTGGGCCGTGAGGTCGCCGACGCCATCCCCAACGGCCGATACGTGCAGATCGGGCACACCGGCCACCTCGGATTCCTGGAGCGCCCGGACACCGTGAACAACGCGATGCTGGACTTTTTCGCAGGCACTCTCGTCTGA
- the menD gene encoding 2-succinyl-5-enolpyruvyl-6-hydroxy-3-cyclohexene-1-carboxylic-acid synthase, with product MNPSTAQARVVVDELIRGGVRDVVLCPGSRNAPLAFALSDADRAGRLRLHVRIDERTAGFLAIGLAVAERAPVCVAMTSGTAVANMGPAVVEANYARVPLIVLSANRPYELLGTGANQTFEQLGYFGTQVRASISLGLAEGGQDKLDSLNAQWRSATCRVLAAATGARSANAGPVQFDIPLREPLVPDADSGAATIPPGRPDGKPWTYSPAVAFDQPLHIDLTPDTVVIAGHGAGVHPNLAALPTVAEPTAPHAANPLHPLALPLLRPRQVIMLGRPTLHRPVSTLLADPSVPVFALTTGPRWPDVSGNSAATGTRAETSGTPDPAWLQRCAEVNAHTMAAVRQQLAAHPLTTGLHVAAAVAAAVRPGDQLVLGASNPVRDAALVGLNTEGIKVRSNRGVAGIDGTVSTIIGAALAHTGRTIGLIGDMTFVHDSSGLLIGPTEPTPKNLTIVVSNDNGGGIFELLEQGDPRFSDVSARIFGTPHDVDVGALCRAYHIDARQIEVDQLGGALAEPFEGMRVLEVKADRSSLRQLHAAIRSAL from the coding sequence ATGAACCCATCGACGGCTCAGGCCCGCGTCGTCGTCGACGAATTGATCCGCGGCGGCGTCCGCGACGTGGTGCTCTGCCCGGGTTCCCGTAACGCCCCGCTGGCCTTCGCGCTCTCCGACGCAGACCGGGCCGGCCGGCTTCGGCTGCACGTCCGCATCGACGAGCGCACGGCAGGCTTCCTGGCGATCGGGCTTGCGGTCGCCGAGCGCGCCCCGGTATGCGTCGCGATGACCTCGGGCACCGCGGTGGCCAACATGGGTCCGGCCGTCGTCGAGGCCAATTACGCCCGGGTGCCGCTGATCGTGCTATCGGCCAACCGGCCCTACGAGCTGCTGGGCACCGGCGCCAACCAGACCTTCGAGCAGCTCGGCTACTTCGGCACCCAGGTCCGCGCGTCGATCAGCCTGGGCCTGGCCGAAGGGGGCCAGGACAAGCTCGACTCGCTCAACGCGCAGTGGCGCTCGGCCACCTGCCGGGTGCTGGCCGCGGCCACCGGCGCACGCTCGGCCAACGCAGGCCCGGTCCAGTTCGACATTCCGCTGCGGGAACCGCTGGTTCCGGATGCTGACTCAGGTGCGGCCACGATCCCGCCCGGCAGGCCGGACGGCAAGCCCTGGACGTACAGCCCGGCGGTGGCCTTCGACCAGCCGCTGCACATCGATCTGACCCCCGACACCGTGGTGATCGCCGGGCACGGCGCCGGTGTCCACCCGAACCTGGCCGCGCTGCCGACGGTCGCCGAGCCGACCGCCCCGCACGCCGCCAACCCGCTGCACCCGCTCGCGCTGCCGCTGCTGCGGCCCCGCCAGGTGATCATGCTGGGCCGCCCGACGCTGCACCGGCCGGTGTCGACGCTGCTGGCCGACCCGTCGGTGCCGGTGTTCGCCCTGACCACGGGTCCCCGCTGGCCCGACGTATCCGGCAACTCCGCGGCCACCGGCACCCGAGCCGAGACCAGCGGCACGCCCGACCCGGCGTGGCTGCAGCGCTGCGCGGAGGTCAACGCGCACACCATGGCGGCGGTGCGCCAGCAGCTGGCCGCTCACCCGCTGACCACCGGCTTGCACGTCGCGGCCGCGGTGGCCGCCGCGGTGCGCCCGGGGGACCAGCTGGTGCTCGGCGCGTCCAACCCGGTCCGTGACGCGGCCCTGGTCGGGCTGAACACCGAGGGCATCAAGGTGCGCTCCAACCGGGGAGTGGCCGGTATCGACGGCACGGTGTCGACGATCATCGGCGCGGCATTGGCGCATACCGGCCGGACCATCGGTCTGATCGGGGACATGACGTTCGTGCACGACAGTTCGGGGCTGCTGATCGGCCCGACGGAGCCGACGCCGAAGAACTTGACGATCGTGGTGTCCAACGACAACGGCGGCGGCATCTTCGAACTCCTCGAGCAGGGCGACCCGCGGTTCTCGGATGTGTCAGCGCGGATCTTCGGCACCCCGCACGATGTCGACGTCGGCGCGCTGTGCCGGGCGTATCACATCGACGCCCGCCAGATCGAGGTCGACCAACTCGGCGGCGCGCTCGCCGAACCCTTCGAGGGCATGCGGGTTCTCGAGGTGAAAGCCGACCGGTCGTCGTTGCGACAGTTGCACGCCGCGATCCGGTCGGCGCTGTGA
- a CDS encoding DUF3592 domain-containing protein yields MKPALPRREPDVVDTTRRKVLRWSKCAVWILIGLVTLQSLLLVAGAWRNDRQIERNMGVAQAEVLSAGPRRSTIEFVTPDRVTYRPELGVLYPSELAEGMRIYVEYDRNDPDLVRVQHRTAALAIIPAGSIAVVAWLIGGLVLTGLVLLERRVNQVDISLDNQLLS; encoded by the coding sequence GTGAAACCGGCCCTGCCCCGGCGCGAGCCGGACGTCGTCGACACCACACGGCGGAAAGTGCTGCGCTGGAGCAAGTGTGCGGTGTGGATCCTCATCGGTCTGGTCACGCTGCAGTCGCTGCTGCTGGTCGCCGGTGCGTGGCGCAACGATCGGCAGATCGAACGCAACATGGGTGTCGCGCAGGCCGAGGTCCTCTCGGCAGGCCCGCGCCGCTCGACGATCGAGTTCGTCACCCCGGACCGCGTCACCTACCGCCCCGAGCTCGGTGTGCTGTATCCCTCCGAGCTGGCCGAGGGAATGCGCATCTACGTCGAGTACGACCGCAATGACCCGGATCTCGTTCGCGTGCAACACCGTACGGCTGCACTCGCGATCATCCCGGCCGGCTCGATCGCGGTGGTGGCGTGGTTGATCGGTGGGCTGGTCTTGACGGGTCTGGTTCTGCTGGAACGCCGGGTGAATCAGGTCGACATCAGCTTGGACAACCAGTTGTTGTCGTAG
- a CDS encoding thioredoxin domain-containing protein, with translation MRFWSVLVVALVILTTGCSREIAGVAQVDPRGPGTALSKDGFGIVAGDPDARVHIELYTEPQCSHCADLQKDFGDELARYINLGQLAVTYRPLTFLDDKPGGYSDRVSNAMFLAAGPNTSGKAFQAFVQDLWGHQDSHGKGPSDAQIADMARESGLPAAAVDAMRAGKPALDIQEMADTNFEYLYEIDAIDTGTPTVFDLNTNEKIDIYDNNWLSKLMST, from the coding sequence ATGCGGTTCTGGTCTGTGCTCGTGGTGGCGCTGGTCATCTTGACCACCGGTTGTAGCAGAGAAATTGCCGGTGTGGCACAGGTGGATCCGCGCGGGCCGGGGACGGCCCTGAGCAAGGACGGTTTCGGCATCGTGGCCGGTGACCCGGACGCGCGGGTCCACATCGAGTTGTACACCGAACCTCAGTGCAGCCACTGCGCCGATCTGCAGAAGGATTTCGGTGACGAGCTGGCCCGCTACATCAACCTCGGCCAGCTCGCCGTCACGTACCGCCCGTTGACATTTCTTGATGACAAGCCCGGCGGCTATTCCGACCGGGTGAGCAATGCGATGTTCCTGGCGGCGGGTCCGAACACGTCAGGTAAGGCATTCCAGGCGTTCGTGCAAGACCTTTGGGGCCACCAGGATTCGCACGGCAAGGGGCCCAGCGACGCTCAGATCGCCGACATGGCTCGCGAAAGCGGGCTGCCCGCCGCTGCCGTCGACGCGATGCGGGCGGGCAAGCCCGCGTTGGACATCCAGGAAATGGCGGACACCAACTTCGAATATCTCTACGAGATCGACGCCATCGACACCGGCACCCCAACGGTGTTCGACCTCAACACCAACGAGAAAATCGACATCTACGACAACAACTGGTTGTCCAAGCTGATGTCGACCTGA
- a CDS encoding glycosyltransferase family 1 protein, with the protein MRVAIVAESFLPNVNGVSNSVLRVLEHLRRTGHEALVIAPDTPRGEPAAERIYDGIRVHRVPSRMFPKVTSLPLGVPRPRMVGVLRGFDPHVVHLASPALLGYGGLQAARYLGVPTVAVYQTDIAGFAQSYEIGVASRAAWAWNRHLHSRVDRTLAPSTAAMEDLATHGIPRVFQWARGVDVTGFAPSARSNELRARWSPAGKPIVGFVGRLAPEKHVERLAVLARRDDLQLVIVGDGVDRDKLRALMPSAVFTGALYGEQLATAYASMDVFVHPGEHETFCQAVQEAMASGLPVVAPNAGGPRDLVAPYRTGLLLTVAEFEARLSQSVDHLLDERARYSLAARRSVLGRTWPAICDELLGHYEAVRINGRRRRAA; encoded by the coding sequence GTGCGCGTTGCCATTGTCGCCGAGTCCTTCCTGCCGAACGTCAACGGAGTGAGCAACTCGGTGCTGCGGGTGCTCGAGCATCTCCGCCGCACCGGCCATGAGGCACTCGTGATCGCCCCGGACACCCCGCGTGGTGAACCGGCGGCCGAACGGATCTACGACGGGATCCGGGTGCACCGGGTGCCGTCGCGGATGTTCCCCAAAGTGACGTCGCTGCCGCTGGGGGTGCCGCGGCCACGCATGGTGGGGGTGCTGCGCGGCTTCGATCCGCATGTGGTGCATCTGGCCTCGCCCGCGTTGCTGGGGTACGGCGGCCTGCAAGCCGCCCGGTACCTCGGGGTGCCGACGGTGGCGGTGTACCAGACCGACATCGCCGGATTCGCCCAGAGTTACGAGATCGGCGTCGCCTCGCGCGCGGCCTGGGCCTGGAACCGGCATCTGCACTCACGAGTGGACCGCACGCTGGCGCCGTCCACTGCGGCGATGGAAGACCTTGCCACCCATGGCATTCCGCGGGTGTTCCAGTGGGCCCGCGGTGTCGACGTCACCGGCTTCGCGCCGTCGGCGCGGAGCAACGAGCTGCGGGCGCGCTGGTCACCGGCGGGCAAGCCGATCGTCGGCTTCGTCGGGCGGCTCGCACCGGAGAAGCACGTGGAGCGGCTGGCGGTTCTCGCGCGCCGCGACGACCTGCAGCTGGTGATCGTCGGCGACGGTGTCGACCGCGACAAGCTCCGCGCGCTGATGCCGTCGGCGGTGTTCACCGGGGCGCTGTACGGCGAGCAACTGGCCACCGCCTACGCGAGCATGGACGTCTTCGTCCATCCCGGCGAGCACGAGACGTTCTGCCAGGCCGTGCAGGAGGCGATGGCGTCGGGTTTGCCGGTCGTCGCGCCGAACGCCGGTGGCCCTCGGGATCTGGTGGCGCCGTACCGAACCGGACTGTTATTGACGGTCGCGGAATTCGAAGCGCGCCTGTCGCAATCGGTCGATCATCTGCTCGACGAGCGGGCGCGCTATTCGCTCGCCGCTCGCCGCAGTGTGCTCGGCCGGACGTGGCCGGCGATCTGCGACGAGTTGCTGGGCCACTACGAAGCGGTGCGGATCAATGGGCGACGACGCAGAGCGGCGTGA